The Paramisgurnus dabryanus chromosome 3, PD_genome_1.1, whole genome shotgun sequence genome includes a window with the following:
- the grid2ipa gene encoding delphilin isoform X1 translates to MMRRFLKSQKGRFSLRQSRSGSRSASKDFYPNPNVLREFPMNIDLALPANNQGWPEDFGFKLGGDGPSYILSVVEGSSAYMAGLQPGDQVLEIDGQNVSSLSTKALIALAQTLKTVPPSIGVVSRIEQMDISPGPDGRFGFTIVGDSPLLVEDCAHNSPAGRSGLRAGDYVMEVNGIPVKQHEIAAAMIKASQGRTLRLGVLRINRWQKRTSTSMKETYQSGDMVRQDRKHKALEFNKKVEEILGEEPEVKERLFDLLKQYASERDVEGLASTLPELLLTEEHQQLIDSIRIFIPKKHRQRFDEMVSQSLISRLRGRSFSDHRNNRLRRSRSEDHPDRLLSVSTRASSVPRSTNEEVAITRGVRKTTSLIAGHSSSFSTRRTVRVYKGNQSFGFTLRGHAPVWIDSVIPGSPAEKAGLKPGDRILFLNGLDMRNCSHEKVVSMLQGSGAMPSLVVEDGPPSLTMTDAEQFHVSPRSRTPVLSSLQWIAEILPPSIRVQGRTFSQQLEHLLTLQERYAICKALEAFFQHRNVDTLIVDVFPVLDTPAKQVIWQFIYQLLTYEEQEHCQKKISRFLGYKVTLPEPEPSAHEPHRRSSSMKVTGNTYRSSVRGRSSDDLVIGTHLGMGICTDPVEVSHMRLTPGERQSGDGTSLPETPNNLTNLSAVYAELENVYAGKRSKSLKSRPPPAPDTLVTVDIFQHSSSQSGRAHSSSPSVRVTSGSRKSASAQHAPPPPPQMETWTQEPPLSPQCPFYPPALPTQTSAESNPYISLDSPPLSPPSPPDYPPSPPIRKKRYTFSRPPRTPDTDLFMEALSEQLGQQLSVDDFLSPENDYEEDVVQMTFQNEDEEVQEDEEEEEEEEEEEEEEEEEEEEEEGEGPYMPPELSSPSEVHSSSEDASSLTYSSSSEHIPPPPMTPPPPPPVQFNDSLPPAGLSPDHAPRLTFRRHPGPPPPPPPRANPPPKRQSVHKVLPTHDEIMTQHQVIQEHHSLPVQSTGGHPQQLQQQMHQSLPPIPSPDITQSSVSSHTAYEMHHPTYQFHQHHQGHQMHQIHQEKTGHQCQSGHQMHQTDHSHQTVQTQLSSSMDRLDRIERNKRSDRHIYEMEPQPLHSDQHAYQVHQSHQAHLSSSMDRLDRLEQMQRLERLERMERMERAGRQMQLAHMAQAVSQANQPAQRSQQQYHHQSQQMQQTHQAYPPTQTPSSARHIPQIELIHQVQPIQSAPQYHQIHQPHQPHQSQQILSTFQPLPSQHQQQLQQQQQLQQQQQIHQQQIQQKQHIQQQIQQQQIQQQQIQQQQHIQQQQQFQQQQNIQQQQQRSTPSIVQARESPQPIYHEYRHHHHHHHSHHEAQSQTQAPGAPQPQTYHPTEGSTVEPPPPPPLPPPCVPPPLPKASPQKSDSSHMNVKRLRWEQVENSEGTIWGQLEEDSDYDKLSDMVKYLDLELHFGTQKTPVSVPEPSPQLETFKKKDVVEILSHKKAYNASILIAHLKLSPGELRQVLMTLSSERLEPAHIKQLLLYAPDDDEVRQYEQYRDDPNKLSEPDQFVLQMLSVPEYKTRLKSLHFKTTLQEKTEELRGSYDCIFKASLELKNSKKLAKILEFVLAMGNYLNNGQPKTNKTTGFKINFLTELSTTKTVDGKSTFLNILVKSLCQHFPEVLDFGKELRTVSQAAKVNQRNITSDFNELHATIKDIRAACQKMPATAEDRFAVIMSGFLENSHPTVQSLESLQQRAMEEFCKVASFFGEDGKGTTTESFFGIFAEFIGKFERALGDIQNTEFPPRSPRSPRTTSPLAW, encoded by the exons ATGATGAGAAGATTTTTGAAAAGCCAGAAGGGCCGTTTCTCCCTTCGCCAAAGCCGATCCGGATCACGGAGCGCTTCCAAAGATTTTT ACCCAAACCCTAATGTGCTGAGAGAATTCCCCATGAATATTG ATTTGGCTCTGCCAGCTAATAACCAGGGCTGGCCTGAAGATTTTGGCTTTAAGCTGGGCGGAGATGGACCCAGTTACATCCTCTCTGTGGTGGAGGGCAGCAGCGCTTACATGGCCGGGTTGCAGCCAGGTGATCAGGTTCTGGAGATCGACGGGCAGAACGTTTCCTCTCTGAGCACAAAAGCACTCATCGCCCTAGCCCAGACCCTCAAAACAGTGCCGCCCAGCATCGGAGTTGTCTCTCGAATTGAACAG ATGGACATTTCCCCAGGGCCTGATGGTCGTTTTGGTTTCACCATAGTAGGAGACAGCCCTCTGCTGGTGGAGGACTGTGCACACAACTCTCCAGCAGGGCGGAGTGGACTCCGAGCAGGTGATTATgtaatggaagtgaatgggatTCCGGTGAAGCAACATGAGATAGCAGCAGCCATGATCAAGGCGTCGCAAGGGCGCACGCTGCGTCTGGGCGTGCTGCGTATAAACCGCTGGCAGAAACGCACCAGTACCAGCATGAAAGAGACGTATCAGAGCGGAGACATGGTCAGACAGGACCGCAAGCACAAAGCTCTGGAGTTTAACAAGAAG GTTGAGGAGATTTTAGGGGAGGAGCCTGAGGTGAAAGAGAGGCTTTTTGATTTGCTGAAGCAGTATGCAAGTGAGAGGGATGTTGAAGGACTGGCGTCCACCCTTCCAGAATTACTGCTCACAGAGGAGCATCAGCAATTGATTGACAGCATCAG GATCTTCATCCCTAAGAAGCACAGGCAGCGTTTCGACGAGATGGTCTCACAGAGTCTCATCAGTCGCTTGAGAGGTCGAAGTTTTAGCGACCACAGGAACAATCGTCTCCGTCGGAGTCGAAGCGAAGACCACCCTGATCGTCTGCTGTCTGTGTCCACCCGAGCCAGCTCGGTGCCCCGGTCCACCAATGAAGAGGTCGCTATCACCCGCGGCGTGCGAAAGACCACCTCGCTCATCGCTGGACATTCCAGTTCCTTCTCTACACGCAG gACAGTACGAGTGTACAAAGGAAACCAgagttttggcttcactttacgTGGACACGCTCCAGTCTGGATTGACTCTGTAATACCAG GCAGTCCTGCTGAGAAGGCCGGTCTGAAACCTGGAGATCGCATCTTGTTTCTCAATGGGTTGGACATGAG GAATTGTTCCCATGAGAAGGTGGTGTCCATGTTGCAGGGCAGTGGAGCAATGCCTAGTCTGGTAGTTGAGGATGGACCCCCGTCCTTGACCATGACTGATGCTGAGCAGTTTCATGTATCTCCTCGCTCCCGTACGCCTGTCCTCAGCTCCTTGCAATGGATCGCTGAGATCCTGCCTCCCAGCATTCGTGTGCAGGGCCGAACCTTCAGCCAGCAGCTCGAGCACCTCCTCACCCTTCAGGAGAGATACGCCATATGCAAAGCCCTGGAGGCTTTCTTCCAGCACAG AAATGTGGACACTTTGATTGTGGATGTGTTTCCTGTGTTGGATACCCCGGCAAAGCAGGTGATCTGGCAGTTCATTTACCAGCTGCTCACCTATGAGGAGCAAGAACACTGTCAAAAGAAGATTTCCCGCTTCCTTGGCTATAAAGTCACAT TGCCGGAACCTGAACCTTCAGCACATGAGCCGCATCGGCGCAGCAGCTCTATGAAGGTGACAGGAAACACCTACAGGAGCAGTGTGAGGGGACGTAGCTCAGATGATTTAGTGATTGGCACTCATTTGGGGATGG GGATCTGCACTGATCCAGTCGAAGTGTCCCATATGAGACTGACCCCTGGAGAGAGACAATCAGGTGATGGGACTTCTCTACCAGAGACACCCAACAATCTGACCAAT TTGTCAGCAGTGTATGCTGAGCTAGAGAATGTCTATGCAGGGAAGAGATCAAAATCCCTGAAAAGTCGACCACCACCAGCTCCTGACACACTGGTTACCGTGGACATCTTCCAACACTCTTCCTCACAGTCGGGGAGGGCTCACTCTTCATCTCCATCTGTTCGGGTCACTTCAG GTAGCCGCAAATCTGCATCAGCCCAGCATGCACCCCCTCCTCCTCCACAAATGGAGACTTGGACACAGGAGCCCCCACTTAGTCCCCAGTGTCCATTCTATCCACCTGCTCTTCCAACCCAAACCAGTGCTGAGTCCAACCCCTACATCAGTTTGGACAGCCCACCCCTTTCTCCACCATCTCCTCCTGACTATCCACCAAGTCCACCTATTCGCAAGAAACGCTACACCTTCTCACGTCCACCTCGTACCCCGGACACAGACTTGTTCATGGAGGCCTTGAGTGAACAGCTGGGACAGCAGTTATCTGTGGATGATTTCCTTTCACCAGAGAATGACTATGAAGAG GATGTTGTCCAAATGACCTTCCAGAATGAAGATGAAGAAGTACAGGAGGATgaagaggaagaagaagaagaagaagaagaagaagaagaagaggaggaggaggaggaggaggaggagggagagggtCCGTACATGCCTCCGGAGTTAAGTAGTCCGAGTGAAGTGCATAGTAGCAGTGAAGATGCCAGCTCTCTCACCTACTCTTCTAGCTCTGAGCACATTCCTCCACCCCCTATGACTCCTCCCCCTCCACCCCCTGTCCAATTTAATGACTCTCTTCCACCTGCTGGCTTATCGCCTGACCACGCACCCCGGCTGACTTTCCGTCGCCACCCCGGACCTCCTCCTCCACCCCCACCAAGGGCTAACCCACCTCCAAAACGACAGTCCGTTCACAAGGTCTTGCCCACCCATGATGAGATTATGACCCAGCACCAAGTCATCCAGGAGCACCACTCACTTCCGGTCCAATCAACAGGTGGTCACCCTCAACAACTTCAACAGCAAATGCACCAGTCTCTGCCTCCTATTCCCTCTCCAGATATAACTCAGTCATCTGTCTCCAGCCATACAGCCTATGAGATGCACCATCCAACTTACCAGTTTCATCAACACCACCAGGGTCACCAGATGCATCAAATTCATCAGGAAAAAACAGGCCACCAATGCCAGTCAGGTCATCAAATGCACCAAACTGATCATTCGCACCAGACTGTTCAGACTCAACTTTCTAGTTCCATGGATAGGCTCGATAGGATTGAACGAAATAAACGCTCAGATAGGCACATCTATGAGATGGAGCCTCAACCCTTGCATTCAGACCAACATGCTTACCAAGTTCATCAGAGTCATCAAGCTCATCTTTCAAGCTCCATGGACAGGCTTGACAGACTGGAACAGATGCAGCGTTTAGAAAGATTGGAGCGTATGGAGAGAATGGAGAGAGCAGGCCGACAGATGCAGCTGGCACACATGGCTCAAGCTGTTTCTCAAGCTAATCAGCCAGCTCAACGGAGTCAACAACAGTACCACCACCAGAGTCAACAGATGCAGCAAACTCATCAAGCCTACCCACCAACCCAGACTCCTTCATCAGCTCGCCACATTCCCCAAATTGAGCTTATACATCAAGTCCAGCCCATTCAGTCTGCTCCTCAGTACCACCAAATCCATCAACCCCACCAACCTCACCAGAGCCAACAGATTTTGTCCACTTTCCAGCCCCTTCCTTCACAGCATCAGCAACAgcttcaacaacaacaacaacttcAGCAACAACAACAGATTCACCAACAACAGATTCAGCAGAAGCAACACATTCAACAACAGATTCAGCAACAACAGATTCAGCAACAACAGATTCAGCAACAGCAACACATTCAGCAGCAGCAACAGTTTCAGCAGCAGCAAAAcattcagcagcaacaacagcGCTCAACCCCCTCTATTGTACAGGCCAGGGAAAGCCCTCAACCCATTTACCACGAGTATcgccaccaccaccaccatcaTCACAGCCACCATGAAGCCCAGTCCCAAACTCAAGCACCAGGTGCACCCCAACCTCAAACTTACCACCCCACTGAAGGATCTACTGTGGAGCCACCGCCACCTCCACCTTTACCCCCACCTTGTGTGCCCCCTCCTCTGCCAAAAGCTTCTCCCCAAAAATCTGATTCTAGTCACATGAACGTGAAGAGGCTACGTTGGGAACAGGTGGAGAATTCAGAGGGAACTATCTGGGGACAG TTGGAAGAAGACTCTGATTATGACAAGCTGAGTGACATGGTGAAATACCTCGACCTGGAGCTTCATTTTGGGACCCAAAAAACTCCTG TTTCAGTTCCAGAGCCTTCACCTCAGTTGGAGACTTTCAAAAAGAAAGATGTGGTAGAGATTCTTTCCCATAAGAAGGCCTACAATGCTT CAATCCTGATTGCCCATCTGAAGCTGTCACCAGGTGAACTGCGTCAGGTTTTGATGACATTATCGAGCGAACGTTTAGAGCCGGCACATATTAAGCAGCTGCTCCTGTACGCGCCGGACGACGATGAGGTCAGACAGTACGAGCAGTACCGAGATGACCCAAACAAACTTAGTGAACCTGACCAGTTTGTTTTACAG ATGCTTTCTGTGCCAGAATATAAGACGCGTTTGAAAAGTCTCCACTTTAAAACTACGTTACAAGAGAAAACTGAAGAGTTAAGAGGGTCGTACGACTGCATTTTCAAAGCTTCACTGGAACTCAAGAACAGCAAAAAACTAGCAAAGATTCTTGAG tttgttttgGCAATGGGAAATTATCTGAATAATGGCCAACCCAAGACCAATAAAACCACTGGCTTTAAAATCAATTTTCTTACAGAA CTCAGCACCACCAAAACAGTGGATGGAAAGTCGACATTTCTGAATATTCTGGTGAAATCCTTGTGCCAACATTTTCCTGAAGTTTTAGACTTTGGCAAGGAGCTCAGGACAGTTTCACAAGCAGCCAAAG TGAATCAGAGAAACATCACATCTGACTTTAATGAACTACATGCTACAATCAAGGACATTCGTGCGGCGTGTCAGAAGATGCCGGCCACAGCTGAGGATCGGTTTGCTGTTATTATGAGT GGGTTTCTGGAGAACAGTCACCCTACAGTGCAGTCCCTTGAGTCTCTACAGCAGAGGGCGATGGAGGAATTCTGTAAAGTCGCCTCTTTCTTCGGTGAGGATGGGAAGGGCACGACCACAGAGAGTTTCTTTGGCATCTTCGCTGAGTTTATTGGTAAATTTGAG AGAGCTCTTGGTGACATCCAGAACACTGAGTTCCCTCCACGCAGCCCCAGGAGTCCACGCACCACCTCTCCTTTAGCCTGGTGA
- the grid2ipa gene encoding delphilin isoform X2: MGGDRCFARRFRIFIPKKHRQRFDEMVSQSLISRLRGRSFSDHRNNRLRRSRSEDHPDRLLSVSTRASSVPRSTNEEVAITRGVRKTTSLIAGHSSSFSTRRTVRVYKGNQSFGFTLRGHAPVWIDSVIPGSPAEKAGLKPGDRILFLNGLDMRNCSHEKVVSMLQGSGAMPSLVVEDGPPSLTMTDAEQFHVSPRSRTPVLSSLQWIAEILPPSIRVQGRTFSQQLEHLLTLQERYAICKALEAFFQHRNVDTLIVDVFPVLDTPAKQVIWQFIYQLLTYEEQEHCQKKISRFLGYKVTLPEPEPSAHEPHRRSSSMKVTGNTYRSSVRGRSSDDLVIGTHLGMGICTDPVEVSHMRLTPGERQSGDGTSLPETPNNLTNLSAVYAELENVYAGKRSKSLKSRPPPAPDTLVTVDIFQHSSSQSGRAHSSSPSVRVTSGSRKSASAQHAPPPPPQMETWTQEPPLSPQCPFYPPALPTQTSAESNPYISLDSPPLSPPSPPDYPPSPPIRKKRYTFSRPPRTPDTDLFMEALSEQLGQQLSVDDFLSPENDYEEDVVQMTFQNEDEEVQEDEEEEEEEEEEEEEEEEEEEEEEGEGPYMPPELSSPSEVHSSSEDASSLTYSSSSEHIPPPPMTPPPPPPVQFNDSLPPAGLSPDHAPRLTFRRHPGPPPPPPPRANPPPKRQSVHKVLPTHDEIMTQHQVIQEHHSLPVQSTGGHPQQLQQQMHQSLPPIPSPDITQSSVSSHTAYEMHHPTYQFHQHHQGHQMHQIHQEKTGHQCQSGHQMHQTDHSHQTVQTQLSSSMDRLDRIERNKRSDRHIYEMEPQPLHSDQHAYQVHQSHQAHLSSSMDRLDRLEQMQRLERLERMERMERAGRQMQLAHMAQAVSQANQPAQRSQQQYHHQSQQMQQTHQAYPPTQTPSSARHIPQIELIHQVQPIQSAPQYHQIHQPHQPHQSQQILSTFQPLPSQHQQQLQQQQQLQQQQQIHQQQIQQKQHIQQQIQQQQIQQQQIQQQQHIQQQQQFQQQQNIQQQQQRSTPSIVQARESPQPIYHEYRHHHHHHHSHHEAQSQTQAPGAPQPQTYHPTEGSTVEPPPPPPLPPPCVPPPLPKASPQKSDSSHMNVKRLRWEQVENSEGTIWGQLEEDSDYDKLSDMVKYLDLELHFGTQKTPVSVPEPSPQLETFKKKDVVEILSHKKAYNASILIAHLKLSPGELRQVLMTLSSERLEPAHIKQLLLYAPDDDEVRQYEQYRDDPNKLSEPDQFVLQMLSVPEYKTRLKSLHFKTTLQEKTEELRGSYDCIFKASLELKNSKKLAKILEFVLAMGNYLNNGQPKTNKTTGFKINFLTELSTTKTVDGKSTFLNILVKSLCQHFPEVLDFGKELRTVSQAAKVNQRNITSDFNELHATIKDIRAACQKMPATAEDRFAVIMSGFLENSHPTVQSLESLQQRAMEEFCKVASFFGEDGKGTTTESFFGIFAEFIGKFERALGDIQNTEFPPRSPRSPRTTSPLAW, encoded by the exons ATGGGCGGAGACAGATGTTTCGCAAGGCGTTTTCG GATCTTCATCCCTAAGAAGCACAGGCAGCGTTTCGACGAGATGGTCTCACAGAGTCTCATCAGTCGCTTGAGAGGTCGAAGTTTTAGCGACCACAGGAACAATCGTCTCCGTCGGAGTCGAAGCGAAGACCACCCTGATCGTCTGCTGTCTGTGTCCACCCGAGCCAGCTCGGTGCCCCGGTCCACCAATGAAGAGGTCGCTATCACCCGCGGCGTGCGAAAGACCACCTCGCTCATCGCTGGACATTCCAGTTCCTTCTCTACACGCAG gACAGTACGAGTGTACAAAGGAAACCAgagttttggcttcactttacgTGGACACGCTCCAGTCTGGATTGACTCTGTAATACCAG GCAGTCCTGCTGAGAAGGCCGGTCTGAAACCTGGAGATCGCATCTTGTTTCTCAATGGGTTGGACATGAG GAATTGTTCCCATGAGAAGGTGGTGTCCATGTTGCAGGGCAGTGGAGCAATGCCTAGTCTGGTAGTTGAGGATGGACCCCCGTCCTTGACCATGACTGATGCTGAGCAGTTTCATGTATCTCCTCGCTCCCGTACGCCTGTCCTCAGCTCCTTGCAATGGATCGCTGAGATCCTGCCTCCCAGCATTCGTGTGCAGGGCCGAACCTTCAGCCAGCAGCTCGAGCACCTCCTCACCCTTCAGGAGAGATACGCCATATGCAAAGCCCTGGAGGCTTTCTTCCAGCACAG AAATGTGGACACTTTGATTGTGGATGTGTTTCCTGTGTTGGATACCCCGGCAAAGCAGGTGATCTGGCAGTTCATTTACCAGCTGCTCACCTATGAGGAGCAAGAACACTGTCAAAAGAAGATTTCCCGCTTCCTTGGCTATAAAGTCACAT TGCCGGAACCTGAACCTTCAGCACATGAGCCGCATCGGCGCAGCAGCTCTATGAAGGTGACAGGAAACACCTACAGGAGCAGTGTGAGGGGACGTAGCTCAGATGATTTAGTGATTGGCACTCATTTGGGGATGG GGATCTGCACTGATCCAGTCGAAGTGTCCCATATGAGACTGACCCCTGGAGAGAGACAATCAGGTGATGGGACTTCTCTACCAGAGACACCCAACAATCTGACCAAT TTGTCAGCAGTGTATGCTGAGCTAGAGAATGTCTATGCAGGGAAGAGATCAAAATCCCTGAAAAGTCGACCACCACCAGCTCCTGACACACTGGTTACCGTGGACATCTTCCAACACTCTTCCTCACAGTCGGGGAGGGCTCACTCTTCATCTCCATCTGTTCGGGTCACTTCAG GTAGCCGCAAATCTGCATCAGCCCAGCATGCACCCCCTCCTCCTCCACAAATGGAGACTTGGACACAGGAGCCCCCACTTAGTCCCCAGTGTCCATTCTATCCACCTGCTCTTCCAACCCAAACCAGTGCTGAGTCCAACCCCTACATCAGTTTGGACAGCCCACCCCTTTCTCCACCATCTCCTCCTGACTATCCACCAAGTCCACCTATTCGCAAGAAACGCTACACCTTCTCACGTCCACCTCGTACCCCGGACACAGACTTGTTCATGGAGGCCTTGAGTGAACAGCTGGGACAGCAGTTATCTGTGGATGATTTCCTTTCACCAGAGAATGACTATGAAGAG GATGTTGTCCAAATGACCTTCCAGAATGAAGATGAAGAAGTACAGGAGGATgaagaggaagaagaagaagaagaagaagaagaagaagaagaggaggaggaggaggaggaggaggagggagagggtCCGTACATGCCTCCGGAGTTAAGTAGTCCGAGTGAAGTGCATAGTAGCAGTGAAGATGCCAGCTCTCTCACCTACTCTTCTAGCTCTGAGCACATTCCTCCACCCCCTATGACTCCTCCCCCTCCACCCCCTGTCCAATTTAATGACTCTCTTCCACCTGCTGGCTTATCGCCTGACCACGCACCCCGGCTGACTTTCCGTCGCCACCCCGGACCTCCTCCTCCACCCCCACCAAGGGCTAACCCACCTCCAAAACGACAGTCCGTTCACAAGGTCTTGCCCACCCATGATGAGATTATGACCCAGCACCAAGTCATCCAGGAGCACCACTCACTTCCGGTCCAATCAACAGGTGGTCACCCTCAACAACTTCAACAGCAAATGCACCAGTCTCTGCCTCCTATTCCCTCTCCAGATATAACTCAGTCATCTGTCTCCAGCCATACAGCCTATGAGATGCACCATCCAACTTACCAGTTTCATCAACACCACCAGGGTCACCAGATGCATCAAATTCATCAGGAAAAAACAGGCCACCAATGCCAGTCAGGTCATCAAATGCACCAAACTGATCATTCGCACCAGACTGTTCAGACTCAACTTTCTAGTTCCATGGATAGGCTCGATAGGATTGAACGAAATAAACGCTCAGATAGGCACATCTATGAGATGGAGCCTCAACCCTTGCATTCAGACCAACATGCTTACCAAGTTCATCAGAGTCATCAAGCTCATCTTTCAAGCTCCATGGACAGGCTTGACAGACTGGAACAGATGCAGCGTTTAGAAAGATTGGAGCGTATGGAGAGAATGGAGAGAGCAGGCCGACAGATGCAGCTGGCACACATGGCTCAAGCTGTTTCTCAAGCTAATCAGCCAGCTCAACGGAGTCAACAACAGTACCACCACCAGAGTCAACAGATGCAGCAAACTCATCAAGCCTACCCACCAACCCAGACTCCTTCATCAGCTCGCCACATTCCCCAAATTGAGCTTATACATCAAGTCCAGCCCATTCAGTCTGCTCCTCAGTACCACCAAATCCATCAACCCCACCAACCTCACCAGAGCCAACAGATTTTGTCCACTTTCCAGCCCCTTCCTTCACAGCATCAGCAACAgcttcaacaacaacaacaacttcAGCAACAACAACAGATTCACCAACAACAGATTCAGCAGAAGCAACACATTCAACAACAGATTCAGCAACAACAGATTCAGCAACAACAGATTCAGCAACAGCAACACATTCAGCAGCAGCAACAGTTTCAGCAGCAGCAAAAcattcagcagcaacaacagcGCTCAACCCCCTCTATTGTACAGGCCAGGGAAAGCCCTCAACCCATTTACCACGAGTATcgccaccaccaccaccatcaTCACAGCCACCATGAAGCCCAGTCCCAAACTCAAGCACCAGGTGCACCCCAACCTCAAACTTACCACCCCACTGAAGGATCTACTGTGGAGCCACCGCCACCTCCACCTTTACCCCCACCTTGTGTGCCCCCTCCTCTGCCAAAAGCTTCTCCCCAAAAATCTGATTCTAGTCACATGAACGTGAAGAGGCTACGTTGGGAACAGGTGGAGAATTCAGAGGGAACTATCTGGGGACAG TTGGAAGAAGACTCTGATTATGACAAGCTGAGTGACATGGTGAAATACCTCGACCTGGAGCTTCATTTTGGGACCCAAAAAACTCCTG TTTCAGTTCCAGAGCCTTCACCTCAGTTGGAGACTTTCAAAAAGAAAGATGTGGTAGAGATTCTTTCCCATAAGAAGGCCTACAATGCTT CAATCCTGATTGCCCATCTGAAGCTGTCACCAGGTGAACTGCGTCAGGTTTTGATGACATTATCGAGCGAACGTTTAGAGCCGGCACATATTAAGCAGCTGCTCCTGTACGCGCCGGACGACGATGAGGTCAGACAGTACGAGCAGTACCGAGATGACCCAAACAAACTTAGTGAACCTGACCAGTTTGTTTTACAG ATGCTTTCTGTGCCAGAATATAAGACGCGTTTGAAAAGTCTCCACTTTAAAACTACGTTACAAGAGAAAACTGAAGAGTTAAGAGGGTCGTACGACTGCATTTTCAAAGCTTCACTGGAACTCAAGAACAGCAAAAAACTAGCAAAGATTCTTGAG tttgttttgGCAATGGGAAATTATCTGAATAATGGCCAACCCAAGACCAATAAAACCACTGGCTTTAAAATCAATTTTCTTACAGAA CTCAGCACCACCAAAACAGTGGATGGAAAGTCGACATTTCTGAATATTCTGGTGAAATCCTTGTGCCAACATTTTCCTGAAGTTTTAGACTTTGGCAAGGAGCTCAGGACAGTTTCACAAGCAGCCAAAG TGAATCAGAGAAACATCACATCTGACTTTAATGAACTACATGCTACAATCAAGGACATTCGTGCGGCGTGTCAGAAGATGCCGGCCACAGCTGAGGATCGGTTTGCTGTTATTATGAGT GGGTTTCTGGAGAACAGTCACCCTACAGTGCAGTCCCTTGAGTCTCTACAGCAGAGGGCGATGGAGGAATTCTGTAAAGTCGCCTCTTTCTTCGGTGAGGATGGGAAGGGCACGACCACAGAGAGTTTCTTTGGCATCTTCGCTGAGTTTATTGGTAAATTTGAG AGAGCTCTTGGTGACATCCAGAACACTGAGTTCCCTCCACGCAGCCCCAGGAGTCCACGCACCACCTCTCCTTTAGCCTGGTGA